The Falco rusticolus isolate bFalRus1 chromosome 4, bFalRus1.pri, whole genome shotgun sequence genome includes the window CTGAGATTCTGCAGCATGGATGGGCTCAGACTCCCCCAGTTCAAGAGGGTTCGGGTATGGATGTGGAGACCTGCGGTAACTCTGCAGCCTCCCTGCGAATGCAGCAGGTAAATGGTGTAGCTTCCACTGGTATTTATTTGTGGTGGGGAGATACAaaccttttccttcaaaatgaaAGGTGAAACAAAGCTAGACAATGCAGTATCTTCGCAGGTAATTACAATTTTATACGCCATATTCACTCCAGAAATAAAAGAGGCCTAACCTACGGGGTTTTGGTGTAACAGTTTGCATCTTACTGGAGTTTGACCCGCATGTCTAAAATTTCCCCTGGAACCTACCTGTGGGGTTTCTGACAACTAGAAATCAACTGACCGGTGAAGCATTAGTGCTGTTAAGATACTTTATAAGGATTTCTTAAACTGCAGTCCCTCCAGAGCTTCATTAACTTAAATGTGGGAGTTTTCCCTCAAGCTCCTCAAGTAATTTCAGTATACAGGATACCCGAActtgtttctcatccttttgGAACACAGTTTTCTCCAGTCCAttgggggaggaagaaggaacacCAAGACACAGCAAGCATTATCACAGGTTGGCAACTCAGGCTGGATACTTTTCCTTAAAGGAATGagctcctctgcagcacagaaccAAATCTGTTTGAGGCTCAGTCCTTCTAAAGTACATACGTCTGTATCTGGGAGGCAGCTTTACAGATACCAGTCAGTCCTGTCAGCTGCACAAACAAGCCTTACATGATCAGTATCACAGCTCTTCTTTGACAGGGCCTGTGGATGTTTGTTTCACATTAAACTAGACACAACTAGGAGATTTATGGATTGAGGGAAAGCCAAGCTTCTGGGCCACCAGAGTTTTAAGCTTAACAAATCAGTGGCTTGTAATGTTCTTATGTGCTACGGATCAGAATCAACACAGAGGAAATAAACAAGCCGTTAAGAAGCAATGGTTATGAAAAGACAAATTGCACTTCATGAGAGTTATATTGCTGTTTTACGTGTTGCACTTAAACAATCAAAGAGTTTTGGACTGCCCACATTACTCAACAAGTAACAAGAACTATTCAGTCAAATCCCCTTACGGCTTTTGGAAAATTCAAATCAAACagaattcagaattatttaaataacctaattatttaaattaagtattaatcaaataaaaaataaccaaaaaatattcaaataacCTAAACGGGTTATTTAAATAACCCAAACCTCAACTGAAACATGGTTTTGTAATATACACATGAGGAAATCCACAACTCACAACTTACAAATCAACTTACTCAAGATTTTCCTGCTTGGCAGGTCATTATACAGTTGTTCAGCATTGATCTGTAGAGCCCTGTAAAACTCTTGACAGTGTCTGTCTCCTTTCTTTTGAAGGTGCTTTATCAGATCTGAAAGTCTGGTATGGAGTGATGCCTTTGGATTCCtgaactgaaagagaaaagcactcATGAGAAGTGAGATCAATTTTACATCACTTGGAGATCAATTTTACATCACTTTACAGTATGCCTGGAGTGAAGATACGGAGCTTGGTTTTCACTTGCTAAAAAGAATGGGCCAAAAAAATGAGGGGAACCTAAAAAGGCCGTATGCGCATTGCACAGCCATCATCAAGACACCAAGCTCAATCTCATCAGCACTGCTCGATGGAGAGCATAttgcctctgccttccctcattcttttttctgtcctcatGAAGTGACAGCTACTCCATGTTTAATGTTTTCTCTGCATTCAAACTAACATGGTACTTGCTATTCTACAATTTGATTCTGACAGCTGTTGATAGAAAATATCAACAAATCTTATAATAAGTTTTTATGTCTTCAAGTTTCCCCTTAGTTGCCTAGTAACGATCACTCAAAAAAGTACTTTATGCTGCTTATGTTAGTCCCAATATTGGAGTGTTCATCATCCCAAGATTACATGTTTCATTGTTTCCAGCACAATTAGCTGCTGCATACCCAGTGCAACATGTACAAACTCTCATTACTCAGGCAACACAGCAAGAGGCTGCAGAAGAAAGTACTTTCATTCTATAGCCCAAACCATGATGAATCTTTACAAAGAGAATGAAAACGCGTACCTAGCCTTACGCACATCAAATGATTTCAGCTTACCTGGAAAATGTCCAAAGCCATTCTCAGAAAGCATCATATTTCAGACCAGTAAAACAGATAACCTTTGTGGTATACTTTGTTGGGATCAATTCCTGCTCTAGGGGGACAGGAATGCGATATACATTATACAACACTCCTTATTCTGACAAAATTCCCACAAGGTCTGCCGGATATAGCTGAGACCGTAAGCTTCCTCAACACTCGACAGAGTTGACAGAAACTTGCCTGGACCTACATGAAAGCAGTTTCTTCCAGTCTGATATGTGCAGAAGTCACAAACTATGTTTCACTGATTCTTTATGCATTTATTCTGATCCTCTTGAGGGAATGAGGTGATCTTTAATTGTGCATGTCACACTGTTTATCGTAACTGAGCAACTAGACTGGCTCAGCTGATAATTTAGCGCTGCTCTACACCACCAAAACACTATTCTGAACTCCACGGAGTTCATTTATGACAGAATTAGATCTATCTTTCCTAATGTTAAAATACTGGTATGTCAAAACCCTGAGCCTCAGGCAGTCAAAAAAGTCAGAGGGCAAGTACGAACAGTTATTAGTAGGGCTTGGGAAGCTTTTAACTGACTTTAACTTTCACTCCACATAAGTTTCAAAGATCTTTCTCCCTAAAAACAGCCACCCATTTTTGAAAGCTTCGTTCCAGGGAGGGTAGCCTTCCTCCGTACACAGCAGCACCACTGGAAGATGTTACTAACTCCATTCACTTCCCACAGCTTACAGGTGGGACTCATGCTCCCCTTCTGTACCAATACTCAAAGAGTTATTGATCCCATTAATCAGCAACTAAAACTGAACAAGCTAATATAGATGATTTTGTGGACACAGCTGGATACGGCACAGATCATCTGACATGACACTCCACACTGCCTCATGTGAGGAAGCAGGCATGCAGGGCACTTGGTCACACGATGGGTGCAATCCTGCCCACAGAGTGATTGTAAGAGTCATGGCAAGGACCGTGGCAttaagctgctgctgaaaaagaGTGCCCTCTCTCAAAACCGCTTGGCACAGGGAATGTGCCAGCCCTGTGACTTCTCCTCTGATACGAGATCCCAGATACAACCAGTCAGCAAGTAAGAGGTGAGGAAGACCGGCTGCATGTGGCAACAAGAGTCAAGTGAGGAAGAAGGCAGCTGAGCTACTGACCCGCAAAAACAATGCAACATTCAGAAATGTAGTAAAATTCATCAGATtaccttttctgcttctgcattgGTAAGAATTTGGGGGTAGACTCTGTTAAGctgaagaataattttatcAACCACTTGCTCATTCAGTCGGCTATTGCTTGTAAGAAAATACATGTCGTGTTGCAGCCGCTGACAATATGACTGATCTagagagaaaataatacaaagaaCAAACCACAGCAGTTACTTAGCaagccatttttaaaatctgtaaatttcattttcctaacAGTGGTTAAACAGCTGAAATAGAATTACCACCATCataaaacttcagaaagctGAACTATCTGTTAGGGAAACACAAGATAGCCACGTGCTTTTAAAGACCCAGCCACTTAAAATCCCACACATCTGAACTCCTGGCTGGTCACTCATGCCCGCTCTCTCTTTCCAAAGGGAGAAGGTTCTAAGTTACTTAGATGTCAAGCACTGACAGATATTTCATCAAATACAGTCCTAAAGTCGTTAAATCactgaagataatttttctaTCATTTATGAAGTCAGATTATGGAGTTTAAAACTAATGcgttttataattttttttatgtaaataccTATTTCATAGAGAGAGGTTCTCTCTGGTGTAgatgtggggtggggtgggacGCAGAGAAGCTCACACAGCCAGGCAAGGCTGAGGACTGACCGAGCTGCAGTGATCTGGCCCTAACATCACCCAACGTTCCAAGAGTTCGTTGCTGCCTTTGGTCTGTCGGAAGACTTCAGCAACTCGCCCAGCGGAAACCACCCAGACTGAAACAGAACCAGACCATCAGGAACGGCATCTCTGCCAAAGAGCCAGGATGTTTTTTAGGGTAGAACTTCTGCCTTCGCACAGGAGTGGGGAGAAAGAGCATTcaaaaagcaatacattttcACCATGGAAGTACACTCAAATACACATACAAGTAAAACGCCTTTTTCTACTAACCCAAACCTCTGCCAATACACAAATCCAGACTTGCTACTGTTTTAGGCACCATTTCCAATTTGGCAGCAATGGATTTTGCAGGAGCACAGCCTTCCCTATAGCTGCTTGACTACAGTCCCTAGATTAAGATACAGGCACAGACTGTTTCCACGGGTTACTGTGCCCTTATCAGATTTAGAAAGAGAATGTCTATGACTGCATCTGAAGTAAGTGTTAAAATGTCAGCACAGCACTGTATAACCAAGCAgcatagaaaacaaaaccaaaacacccccacccccaccacatTCCCTGTTTAAAGCAAATGCATAGGTCTTACAGCATTTTGGCTATCAGAAAACACATAACCGTCAGCCCTTTGTGCCCTGCGATTTAGagaagataaataaaagaatgaaggaaaagagcCAGAAAACTCTGGCACGATGCACTGCACCTATGCACAGCCCTTTCTATATCGAGAtggggggcagggtggtggtggtgtttgtgttACACTGTCCTTTCCCTGTATCTGTGTAGCACTAACAGTACTGACAGGAAAGAGCTCAGGAAAAACTCCCAGTTTGACCATCACGCACTAATAACTTGTCCAGTGCCAGTGTGCCTCCTATTCAAACAAGAACACACAGCTATTGATGCTGCATAGAGAGCTGTGATTCTACCGGCACAACAAGATTTCAGTTACATTCTTACTTTTTATACAAACACTGTATTATTTCCACGGCTCACTGTCAAAGCAGCTTTTTAGTGTACTGCCAGAAACATATCGCCCTGACACCCTTGCTGTGCAACTTCCTTTTGTTGCAAGAAGTTCCGCGTTATCTCATTCAGTGTGATTAAGCTTCCCCTCTTCAACTCACTGGCATGTGCTAAAGGCTGAGGCAAGGACCAGGAAGCTGAAGTTGTGCCTGTTCATGCAAATACTTTTTGGGGACTTAAGTGCCATGCTCCCTGCAGCTTCCTCCTTCTGCCTCAGCTACATGATTTGTAGTGATTCTCAGTGTCACCAACAACTCTGTACCTTCTGCAAACTTAAAACCCCATTCTTTAAACCAGGTTCTTCCAGCTAGGAGAGCAATTAAACTTCAAATAACACTACGACATTCAAACAACCACAGCAAGCAGTAAAAGCATGACAAGGATCCAGTAGAATTAGTatacaaagtaaaagaaaagtttcaaagTGTCATCTCCCtcgctgcctcctgctctgttGCTGCCTTGTCATTACCAAtgcctgcacaggcagcacGCAGAAGTCTATTAGCAGCAATTACAACAGTGAAGTTAACTGTGACCAACTGAAGACTGCATTTAAGCCAACATCATTTTCTGAGCAGTCAGGAGCACTCCATGTCCTTGCGGCACTTTTCATTTACACACACTCATTCAATCATCACCAGTCGTACCTGTCACCGGAACCCTGCGCGCTGGTGCACCATCTTGCAGGGCGTAAGCCTCTCTGAGATTTCAGGGGTGGCAATGCTTTCTTCCCATCTAAGCCAAAAGGTAGAAGCGAACATGACCACGCTCTTGGCCTCTCTGGCTACTGCTAGATTGTGCCTGCCAAGCACAGGTCTTATGCCTGGCTCTGACATCTGCAAGATGCTTCTCCCATCCTCTGAGATGCTCCATTTTTAAGAGCCACCCATAAAGCAGTCTGCCTTCTCCCCACTCTCACAGAGACATTTCACCTGTCTGCACCTTCACCTCCTCCAAATTACTTCAGTACATTAGGATGGTGTGTGCAAGGTTTAAAATTTCTGTAGAGCAGTTATCAATCAGCGCAAAAGTATCTCACCTTTCCAGTATCTAACCTCTCTCTTCAGAGATCTTTCATGTCTCCTCTAACTCTGAGGAATCTTTGCCCAAACCACACAAGGAACCAGCTTCAGGCTTCTGGTAGACCACAGAAGTGGAACTTCCCACTGACACCGCCCACCAGTGCAGAATTGTGCCCCAGCTACtaaatttaaagaaagcaaacaaaaaaagccccaccaaTGCCAGAAGCCGGAGCATGGCACTTTGCTTTGGAGTGATAAGGGTATCTGGAAAGCACACGTGTGCATTTGAAGCCACCACATGATGCTCTTGGACCCAGCTTGCCGCAGGAACTCCGGCAGCTCTGTTATGGCAGAGACTCACTCCCATGCACCAGGTATAGATAGATGGTGGCACTACGAGGTTTTATTATCACCGtacacaagcagcagctttttaatATTGAACATGCCCattatttagattttaaagcaacagaaacccCAAAGCAGGTAACTTCACGACTGCAGTAAGGCTACTGATGTGCTGTCAGGTTTTAAGGATTTAAGGAGTGGTTGTCTGGGATATTTTGCATATCCACCTTTTATCTCACTGCCTCAAAGAGACAACAGTTACTGCCaggaaaaatttaaatctttatGCTAAAAAGACTTTAAGCGGGAGTAACCCCAGCATTAAAAGGACAGTCATGCTGTTAGCCAGTACCTGCCTAGAAAGTTCAGAGCAGCAAAACAGGGAGACCAAGTCAATTAACCACAGCTTACGGCACAGACGCGGCATTGCCAGGCGTTCTGATGCCCTCAGACTGCAGGAGGATTGTATCTAACTCTGAATTTGTGATTTGATGTTACACCTTCTCCTCCGCTAGAACATTAATCTGACTGGGCTTAACCCTGTTTGCAGGTTTTGGACCCAGGCACAGGTTTGCTCAAGCACGCAGCTGCAGTGGAGGAGTGCGCAGGCTTCAAcacagctggaggagcagtggACGGAGCTCAGCCTCACTGAAGAGAGGGAGCGAATACAGCTGAGATTGAATACCACAGCAACGAAGCTGACCTAAAGGTTGCTTAGAAAAAAGTCGATATTTACATTTCCTCCAGGTAAGAAAAACTTGTCAGACACAGACAGGAAGCTCAGGAATGGTCTTTGACAGTTGAGAAGAAAACATGACTAATAACTTCATGTTACTGCCTTATAATTACTGTAAGCCCACGACACATCACACACGCCTACTTTTCTCTCTTACCCAAAGTACAAAAAGCCTCTTGCATACAGCATATGTACACCACACTAACATACACAGCCTGCACCTGACCGCACACACGGAAGGAAAGGAAGTAGAcgtataattaaaaaatattagagaaaaagcaagagattACTGGTTATTTGtagccagcagctcctcagacagagaataaaatacatacaatCGGTGATGATAAATGCACAAGCAGCAAatgacagaaacaaagcaagtcAGTCATCATTTTTCACCTGCAGGTAAAAAATTATCACCCCTGTGGCAACTCTTTGTAAAATGACACAACTCTATTCTTCCTTCCAAATGGACAATTGGGTTTCTGACAACAGCTGCCAAACGACCCAGCCACTATACTAAGTGCTGGCATTTTAAGGCTGCTGAAATATATTCTGCTCTTGGAGTAACAAGgctcataaaaaaaatctgatcgTATGTGACCATAAGGTGCCACACTGTCTTCAACAGCACCTGCAGGAAAAATGGCAAAGACGAcacagccactcttccccaaacTCCTTCTAATTTAATAGCAGTGTGTTCACAGAGAGTTTTTCAGAGACAACTCCTTACCTAGGCACCAGCATGCCAGATCCTGGCAGCAGCCAGTATGTCAGACAAGCGCTGTGGTGTTGGCACTCTCGTTCCATGTGCCTGTGGTGAGCAGTCTGGCCCCTGAAAGGTGTCACTAGCCACCGGCACAACGCACTGATAACACAAAACATAACTTTCAGGTTATAGTGGCTGTCGAAAAACCCTTTGTAATTTTGATTCTGCTTAATTATTATAAACATAAAAGACTCCACGTTATTTTCTGTACAAGGGACATCAAATGGGATTTTGTCTCTTGCAGTCCCCTGCACGTGTTTGTCTACGATCtacttttgcttcctttctggATAAAACCTAGGGACCTGCCACCTTAGGCTGGGGTCTGCATTGCCACCTCATGTTTATATGAATTTTTTTACATGAATAAATCCAGCTGCATTCCAGATTCATAGGCTGGATCAGCCCCTCCTCCCTAAATTGCGACATGGAACCACTCTCATCCACACCTGGGCTGGCCAACCACCTAAGTCAGACAGGCAGACTTTTCCAATTAATAACTCCCCCAGTATTTACATAGGGACCCTTGCTACTGTCACTGGCACCACTGTATCTTTATTAAGAGtttcatgttttgtttgttctccCCTTAAAAGCCTCCTTCAATTTACCAAGCAAACAGACGGATCATCACGAGCGTAGAAATTTCAAGACACAAACCCTCTGGCATTCTCCACAACAACACACAGAAACCTCGACAGTatgtgctgtgcaaacacaagCTGCAACTTCCTGTAAAACTCCTGGATGATTTTCATAAACTTTATAAAGGCAATGTGACAACCAAAACCTTGAAAACATGTGACCTGCCATTTGTATGCATCCCTATGAACTCCTTGCTGAAGCATCccaggaaagagatgaaaaagccTCTCTCAACAAAATGCAAGCTTAATGCTTATTTAATTTGGGGGTTTTCCCTTTCAAGAGCCCAAGAAAGGGATGATGAGGATTTAAGAAGGAATCTGACTGCAGAGAATGGTCTGGGGGGATCAGATTGCACTGGTTACCAAATGCACCTCCAGTGACAAACAACTGCTCTTCTCCTCTGGGCTGGAAGTGGTGATACAGAGGTGAAGGACCACTTGCCACCGTCCGCAGCCACACTCACCCACTGCCCCCGGACCGCGCTACTGGCACGGTAGTAAGCAGAAGTCAAGAGTCCATGAGCTGCTGTCAAAGAACCAGAGAATCGTTCAAGATCAAGCTCAACCATTAACCTAAGGGTGCCAAGTCCACCAGTAAACCGTATCCCTAAATGCTGTATTTACACGACTTTTAAATACCttacttttaaataaaccaCGTCCTGGGCACCCTGTTCTAGCACCTGCCTACCCTTTCAATGAAgcaagtttttcctaatatccaatctgagcctcccctggtgcaacttgaggccatttcttgTCGTATCGCTcgttatctgggagaagagaccgactcccaccctgctgcaacctcctgtcaggcagtGGTCGAGTTCAGTACCTCATCTTTATCTGcaatatctttcaaaaaatagaagagaaaaaaataataaagcagtgAGCAAAATACTAAAATGCTCCTGGTACTCGAGTGCGACACGATGTTACACACgttcccagccctcccagcttCCTACGAAGGCGGCTACAACAACGGGGCCCTTCAGCAGCCGGGAAAGCTCCTGTGCACCGCAGGCGCGGCGGCGGAGCCCCCCGGGCAGGAGCGGGGACCCCCCGAGGGGCACagggcggcccggcccccgcgcccCAGGCCACGGTACCGCCGGCGGCCGCGCTGCGGACACAccccgcccgctccccggcCGCCACCGCGGCGCCGGCTCCCACCCGCCCCCGTGACACCAGCCGCCGCACCCCGGAGCGCGGCCCGCGGGACCTGGCAAgaccgcgccgccgccccggggacccccggccgggccccgcctCACGCAGCTCGGCCTTCGCTCTGCGCTGCCCGGGGAGCGGCCGCGACGCCGcagcggcccccgccccggccccgcagcgaGGCGGCGCCGCCTTCGGAAAGCGACCGCCTCTCGGCCCCGCCGGCGAAGTGCCCGGCCCTCCCTGCCGCCCCcgggctcccgccgccccgcactCACCGGCCATAgcggccccggccctgcccggcccgccGGCGGGCTGCTGGTCTTCCTGCTGGGGAtggcgccgggccgggcgggcgcggcctgccggggcggggcggcggagCTGGGGCGGTGCGGCCTgccggggcggtgcggggcggcCTGCCGGGCCCtgccggggcggcgcggggcggcctGCCGGGCGCTGCCGTGGCGGGGCGGCGCGACCTGCCGGGCGCTGCTGGGGCCCTGCGGTGCGGTGCGGCCTGCCGGGCGCTGCCGGGCGCTGCGGCACGGTGCAGGCTGTCGGGGCGGCCCCTCCCCGGCCCGGGGCAGGCGGTGCGGGGGCGGCGTGGGGCAGCGGCGCGCCCGGGGCTTCCGCCGCAGCGCTTCGTGACGGGCCCGTCGCCCTGACCGCCCCGAGGCCTCAGCGGGCCCGTGTGCCCTGAGCGCATGCGGTGGGgcgcggggcagcgcgggggtGCGGGCCGAGACCCGCATCCTGCCAGGTTTGAAATGACCGATGCCACAGTTCGCTTT containing:
- the CARD19 gene encoding caspase recruitment domain-containing protein 19 isoform X4; amino-acid sequence: MYFLTSNSRLNEQVVDKIILQLNRVYPQILTNAEAEKFRNPKASLHTRLSDLIKHLQKKGDRHCQEFYRALQINAEQLYNDLPSRKILKTTDSTEIDTDKEKYMLNDRGPVFFLACFSVAAGFALFWYCCNSDTKVVGRARRILGFSPIIIGRHVRNICMLYLEDIARN
- the CARD19 gene encoding caspase recruitment domain-containing protein 19 isoform X3 is translated as MMLYKTYQSYCQRLQHDMYFLTSNSRLNEQVVDKIILQLNRVYPQILTNAEAEKFRNPKASLHTRLSDLIKHLQKKGDRHCQEFYRALQINAEQLYNDLPSRKILKTTDSTEIDTDKEKYMLNDRGPVFFLACFSVAAGFALFWYCCNSVVDAFHCCSVRPSVTPERCHGFTVESALMLH
- the CARD19 gene encoding caspase recruitment domain-containing protein 19 isoform X5, which translates into the protein MMLYKTYQSYCQRLQHDMYFLTSNSRLNEQVVDKIILQLNRVYPQILTNAEAEKFRNPKASLHTRLSDLIKHLQKKGDRHCQEFYRALQINAEQLYNDLPSRKILSPVFFLACFSVAAGFALFWYCCNSDTKVVGRARRILGFSPIIIGRHVRNICMLYLEDIARN
- the CARD19 gene encoding caspase recruitment domain-containing protein 19 isoform X2, with protein sequence MADQSYCQRLQHDMYFLTSNSRLNEQVVDKIILQLNRVYPQILTNAEAEKFRNPKASLHTRLSDLIKHLQKKGDRHCQEFYRALQINAEQLYNDLPSRKILKTTDSTEIDTDKEKYMLNDRGPVFFLACFSVAAGFALFWYCCNSDTKVVGRARRILGFSPIIIGRHVRNICMLYLEDIARN
- the CARD19 gene encoding caspase recruitment domain-containing protein 19 isoform X1, which translates into the protein MMLYKTYQSYCQRLQHDMYFLTSNSRLNEQVVDKIILQLNRVYPQILTNAEAEKFRNPKASLHTRLSDLIKHLQKKGDRHCQEFYRALQINAEQLYNDLPSRKILKTTDSTEIDTDKEKYMLNDRGPVFFLACFSVAAGFALFWYCCNSDTKVVGRARRILGFSPIIIGRHVRNICMLYLEDIARN